From the Desulfobacterales bacterium genome, one window contains:
- a CDS encoding response regulator transcription factor has translation MECRKKSVVIAEDHKLFREGLKSMLSMRGDLEIVNEAPDGLEAMRYIKKHQPDLLLLDLSMPRLSGISVIKDVKGQFPAVKILALTIHESDQYVLEAFKAGVDGYCIKDASRNELMLAIDSVLEGKTYISPGIADSVMEGYLEERKQLKTKTAWDTVTQREREVLKLLAEGYLNKDIANFLHISVKTVEKHRANIMNKLDLHNAATLTAYAIENGLVTQKV, from the coding sequence ATGGAATGCAGGAAGAAATCAGTCGTCATTGCGGAAGATCACAAGCTGTTTCGAGAGGGGCTGAAATCAATGCTCTCCATGCGGGGTGATCTGGAGATCGTCAATGAAGCGCCGGACGGCCTTGAGGCCATGCGATATATCAAAAAGCATCAGCCCGATTTACTCCTGCTGGACCTTTCCATGCCGCGATTGAGCGGCATCAGTGTCATTAAAGACGTTAAGGGTCAATTTCCGGCGGTTAAAATCTTGGCGCTTACCATTCACGAATCCGATCAATACGTTCTGGAGGCCTTCAAGGCCGGCGTCGACGGATATTGCATCAAAGACGCCAGTCGAAATGAATTGATGCTTGCCATCGACAGCGTGCTGGAAGGAAAAACATACATCAGTCCCGGTATCGCGGACAGTGTGATGGAAGGCTACCTGGAAGAAAGAAAGCAATTGAAAACCAAAACCGCCTGGGACACGGTTACCCAGCGCGAGCGTGAGGTGTTAAAACTGCTTGCCGAAGGCTACCTGAACAAGGACATAGCGAACTTCCTTCATATCAGCGTAAAAACCGTCGAAAAGCACCGCGCCAATATCATGAACAAGCTGGATCTGCATAACGCTGCGACCCTTACGGCCTATGCCATTGAAAATGGGCTGGTGACCCAGAAAGTT
- the trpS gene encoding tryptophan--tRNA ligase, which translates to MKIALTGMKPTGSPHLGNYIGMIQPALELAQSFRALYFVADYHALTVTPDPEALNRQSREIAATWLALGLDPAKAILFRQSDIPELFEFEWILACFTPKGILNRAHAYKAAVEKNTNENRYPDDGINAGLYSYPVLMAADILLFGAEVVPVGADQKQHIEMARDIATVINNRHADILTVPEPLIRDNHINFPGIDGRKMSKSYRNTIPIFASQQAIRKQVMQIKTDSKRPDDPKNPEECHVFGMFRHFAPPEAVTAWRERYINGGAAYSQIKAELADLLEAKFGKSRQRYEALLRDPEQINGVLTKGATTARSIANPILKKLRSCIGIDIAPSRLSSL; encoded by the coding sequence ATGAAAATAGCACTTACCGGCATGAAGCCGACCGGATCCCCTCATTTAGGTAATTATATCGGTATGATTCAACCGGCTCTCGAACTGGCTCAGTCATTCAGGGCACTGTATTTCGTTGCAGATTACCATGCCCTTACCGTTACACCGGACCCGGAGGCACTCAATCGGCAATCCCGCGAAATTGCGGCGACATGGCTTGCATTGGGGCTTGATCCGGCCAAGGCAATCTTGTTTAGACAGTCAGACATTCCAGAACTATTTGAATTCGAATGGATATTGGCCTGTTTCACGCCAAAGGGGATACTCAACCGCGCACATGCCTACAAAGCAGCCGTGGAAAAAAATACAAACGAGAACCGGTATCCCGACGACGGTATCAATGCGGGGCTTTACAGCTACCCGGTGCTGATGGCGGCCGATATTCTGTTGTTCGGCGCCGAGGTGGTGCCCGTCGGCGCGGATCAGAAACAGCACATTGAAATGGCTCGGGATATCGCCACCGTCATCAACAACCGTCATGCCGATATCCTGACCGTGCCGGAACCGTTGATCCGAGACAACCACATAAATTTCCCCGGTATCGACGGTCGAAAAATGAGTAAATCCTACCGGAACACGATTCCAATATTTGCCTCTCAACAAGCGATTCGAAAGCAGGTCATGCAAATCAAAACCGATTCGAAACGTCCGGATGACCCCAAAAATCCGGAAGAGTGCCATGTGTTCGGAATGTTCAGGCATTTTGCCCCCCCCGAAGCGGTTACGGCATGGCGCGAGCGCTATATAAACGGCGGGGCTGCTTACAGCCAGATAAAAGCCGAATTAGCCGATCTGCTGGAGGCAAAGTTCGGGAAAAGCCGGCAGCGGTATGAAGCACTGCTGCGAGACCCTGAGCAGATCAATGGCGTCTTGACTAAAGGCGCGACAACAGCCCGTTCTATTGCCAATCCGATACTGAAAAAACTCCGCAGTTGCATCGGCATTGACATAGCGCCTTCAAGGTTGAGTTCTCTTTAA
- a CDS encoding AAA family ATPase, giving the protein MNTKGEIQVIAGKGGVGKTSISAIFTKLLLREKEKLLIIDADPMVNLGYALGEIPERTIGDYREKIISSNAERKDLISRPIKTIIREIIKSSDRGYDLLAMGRAEGKGCFCGVNDMLRYGIQALSKEYDMTLIDCEAGVEQVNRRAVHRIDKLILVTDTSRRGFATLAQVRDIATKYNEDAPLIDYVLVNRIRSEKEREMTRGYAEDLGFVNIGFVPEDDHILVCNTKGQPLIDLPDDSPSVLAVQNILNEVAHLFFTETA; this is encoded by the coding sequence ATGAATACTAAAGGAGAAATCCAGGTCATAGCCGGTAAAGGCGGTGTCGGAAAAACTTCCATATCCGCCATTTTCACCAAGCTGCTGTTGAGGGAAAAGGAAAAACTGCTGATCATCGATGCCGATCCGATGGTCAATCTGGGGTATGCGCTGGGAGAGATACCGGAGCGAACCATCGGGGATTATCGTGAGAAGATCATTTCGAGCAATGCCGAACGAAAGGATCTCATCAGCCGTCCGATAAAGACCATCATTCGAGAGATCATCAAAAGCAGTGACAGGGGCTACGATCTACTGGCGATGGGGCGGGCCGAAGGCAAGGGATGCTTCTGCGGGGTCAACGACATGCTCCGATACGGGATTCAGGCCTTGTCAAAAGAGTACGATATGACGCTGATCGATTGTGAAGCGGGCGTGGAGCAGGTCAATCGCAGGGCCGTGCATCGAATCGACAAGCTGATTCTCGTCACCGACACCTCCCGAAGGGGCTTTGCGACCCTGGCGCAGGTTCGGGATATCGCGACGAAGTATAATGAGGATGCCCCCTTGATTGATTATGTGCTGGTCAATCGCATTCGAAGCGAAAAAGAGCGGGAGATGACAAGGGGGTATGCGGAAGATCTGGGGTTTGTCAACATCGGATTCGTGCCGGAAGATGACCATATTCTGGTGTGCAATACCAAGGGGCAACCCCTGATCGACCTTCCCGACGATTCACCCAGCGTTCTGGCCGTGCAGAATATTCTGAATGAGGTGGCGCATCTTTTTTTCACGGAAACCGCTTAG
- a CDS encoding acyl-CoA dehydratase activase → MIFAGVDVGSMSAEAVLLEDNKILAHSILVVKPNPVESARLAMEMVLTDTGLSLEDITFCVSTGYGREKIPFAGHNLSEISCHGKGAWWVNAEIRTIIDIGGQDSKVIRIDGSGDLVDFIMNDKCAAGTGRFLEGIAKTLGMHVSEIGPLALEGVDPVPISSICTVFTQFDVMGFLASGRSRADVSLGVAGALARRAHRLVGKVGILKEVCLTGGVAKNPAVVQELEKVIGVPIVELSVDPQIIGALGAAIFAEERYAKMNPVRSAAKG, encoded by the coding sequence ATGATATTTGCCGGTGTCGATGTAGGGTCCATGAGCGCCGAGGCGGTGCTCCTGGAAGATAATAAAATTTTGGCGCATTCGATTCTCGTGGTGAAACCCAACCCGGTTGAGTCGGCACGACTCGCTATGGAGATGGTGCTGACGGATACGGGTCTTAGCCTGGAAGATATCACCTTTTGCGTCAGCACGGGCTACGGGCGGGAGAAAATTCCGTTTGCCGGTCACAATTTATCCGAGATTTCCTGCCATGGGAAAGGGGCCTGGTGGGTCAACGCCGAGATCAGGACGATCATTGACATCGGCGGCCAGGACAGCAAGGTCATTCGCATCGACGGGTCGGGGGACCTGGTTGATTTCATCATGAACGACAAATGCGCGGCCGGGACGGGCCGGTTTCTGGAGGGAATCGCCAAAACCCTGGGAATGCATGTGTCAGAAATCGGCCCACTGGCTCTGGAAGGCGTTGATCCCGTCCCCATCAGCAGTATCTGCACTGTTTTTACACAATTTGACGTGATGGGATTTTTAGCGAGCGGGCGCAGCCGGGCGGACGTGTCGCTGGGGGTTGCCGGTGCGCTGGCCAGGCGGGCGCATCGCCTGGTTGGAAAGGTCGGCATTCTCAAAGAAGTTTGTTTGACCGGCGGCGTGGCCAAAAATCCGGCCGTTGTTCAGGAGCTTGAGAAAGTGATCGGCGTGCCGATTGTCGAGTTATCCGTTGACCCTCAAATCATCGGAGCGCTTGGAGCAGCCATATTTGCCGAGGAACGATACGCCAAAATGAACCCGGTCCGCTCTGCCGCGAAAGGATAG
- a CDS encoding acyl-CoA dehydratase activase: MILGCDIGTGYTKAVLMEEGKVLFAAKTPTQAHPDGALARVLSELRQEGGDKVDSADQLVITGWGQGKVSRPHRGEPLIKCMGRAGVWAEPTCRTMLCLGTQQSYALTVNHAGRVLQYRVNDKCASGAGKFLEVICEALECTVQDTAGIAKTADRQVNMSSQCAVFAESEVVSLVNDGESVANILDSILRALTQNIVTLCKRVKLEETVVIAGGLANNERIVALLREAFPVRTQVFGTEPDYVGAIGAALSVNGGGL, encoded by the coding sequence ATGATTTTAGGATGTGATATCGGCACCGGGTATACCAAAGCGGTACTTATGGAAGAAGGTAAGGTGTTGTTTGCGGCCAAAACACCGACCCAGGCCCATCCGGACGGCGCGTTGGCGCGCGTTTTGTCCGAGTTACGACAAGAGGGGGGGGACAAGGTCGATTCAGCGGATCAATTGGTGATCACCGGATGGGGGCAGGGGAAAGTGTCCCGGCCCCATCGGGGCGAGCCCCTGATAAAGTGCATGGGCAGAGCGGGCGTTTGGGCGGAGCCGACCTGCCGGACCATGCTGTGCTTGGGCACGCAGCAAAGCTACGCGTTAACCGTCAACCATGCTGGAAGGGTGCTTCAATACCGCGTGAACGATAAATGCGCCTCCGGCGCCGGCAAGTTTTTGGAAGTTATTTGTGAAGCCCTGGAATGCACAGTTCAGGATACGGCCGGTATTGCCAAAACCGCGGACCGGCAGGTGAATATGAGCAGCCAGTGTGCGGTGTTTGCGGAAAGTGAGGTGGTGAGCCTGGTCAATGACGGCGAATCGGTGGCCAACATTCTGGACTCCATTCTTCGCGCCCTGACCCAGAACATCGTCACGCTTTGCAAGCGGGTTAAACTGGAAGAAACCGTCGTCATCGCAGGCGGTTTGGCCAATAACGAACGCATTGTCGCGTTGCTTCGAGAAGCGTTTCCGGTGCGGACGCAGGTGTTTGGAACCGAGCCGGATTATGTCGGTGCGATTGGTGCGGCGCTGAGTGTAAATGGAGGTGGGCTATGA
- a CDS encoding 2-hydroxyacyl-CoA dehydratase family protein, producing MKYDYMARMSRACDMFVWGIDSGATTIEELDIPALLAKGTDYHASLLPKVHPELIVALLKPKNSQGIKTFSIALRDYIEDLGRRIEQEQPLIGVFPTLPLELFYGLDVAALLPELFSLVIAATYKTGVEEELDASEIEGLPGHVCAFQKAPLMAFQKGLFPKPMMFVKTTAPCDSSNITMQYTAHQLGVPLYGIDSPYYSNRRAFKYFVDEIHRMIETIEKATGHTMDEDRLRQRVEWTNAYMSNLYKLFELRKNRPIPDPGMHRLLDLAALMMGGCSENLPKYSEVTYNEALERQQKGISFLPEGKKEIRTLWTGSMFPYALYLGDWVEDMYGSTYAGCGLTNLPKDVLGVINTSSVESMIEGLAWRTFNFPMHRTVMSHTDVYLNDMLTVAKEIGADAAIYAGNMGCKHSWTMPKLLSDAFGEELNIPTMTMEVDWVDGRFTPRDIVLSQLSEFFGTLA from the coding sequence ATGAAGTATGATTACATGGCCCGAATGTCCAGGGCCTGCGATATGTTTGTGTGGGGCATTGACAGCGGGGCCACCACAATAGAGGAACTGGATATTCCGGCGCTGCTGGCCAAAGGAACCGACTACCATGCCTCCCTGCTTCCCAAGGTTCATCCGGAACTTATCGTGGCCCTTTTGAAGCCGAAAAACAGCCAGGGGATTAAGACCTTTTCCATCGCCTTGAGAGACTATATAGAGGATCTGGGCCGTCGCATCGAGCAGGAACAGCCGCTCATAGGGGTTTTCCCGACCCTGCCGCTGGAGCTTTTTTATGGGCTGGATGTTGCAGCCCTTTTGCCGGAACTTTTTTCTCTCGTCATAGCCGCCACGTATAAAACGGGGGTGGAAGAAGAGCTGGACGCCAGCGAGATCGAAGGGTTACCCGGCCATGTATGCGCGTTTCAGAAGGCGCCCCTCATGGCCTTTCAAAAGGGATTATTTCCCAAGCCCATGATGTTCGTTAAAACGACCGCGCCTTGTGATTCGAGCAATATTACCATGCAGTATACGGCGCACCAGCTCGGTGTTCCGCTTTACGGCATCGATTCTCCCTATTACAGCAACCGGCGCGCTTTTAAATACTTTGTGGATGAGATTCATCGAATGATCGAAACGATCGAAAAAGCCACCGGACACACGATGGACGAAGACCGGTTGCGGCAACGGGTGGAATGGACCAATGCGTACATGTCCAATCTATATAAGTTGTTTGAATTGCGGAAAAACCGCCCGATTCCGGATCCCGGCATGCACCGGCTCTTGGACCTGGCCGCGCTGATGATGGGCGGCTGCAGCGAGAACCTGCCCAAGTATTCCGAGGTAACCTATAACGAGGCGCTGGAAAGACAACAAAAGGGAATTTCCTTTTTGCCGGAAGGGAAAAAAGAGATTCGAACCCTGTGGACCGGCTCCATGTTTCCGTATGCCCTCTACCTCGGTGACTGGGTGGAAGATATGTACGGCAGCACCTATGCCGGCTGCGGCTTGACAAATTTGCCCAAGGATGTTCTTGGGGTGATCAATACATCGAGTGTGGAATCGATGATCGAGGGTCTAGCCTGGCGAACCTTCAACTTTCCGATGCATCGAACGGTCATGAGCCATACCGACGTGTATCTGAACGATATGCTGACCGTCGCCAAGGAGATTGGCGCGGACGCGGCGATTTATGCGGGCAACATGGGATGCAAGCACTCCTGGACGATGCCCAAGCTGCTCAGCGACGCCTTTGGGGAAGAGCTGAATATCCCCACCATGACGATGGAAGTGGACTGGGTGGACGGTCGCTTCACACCGCGCGATATCGTGTTGAGCCAACTGTCGGAGTTTTTCGGAACCCTTGCATAA
- a CDS encoding 2-hydroxyacyl-CoA dehydratase family protein, producing MGEKSGAGKLSALEELTTLPLRSENPYIRNWKDAGGKVFGYTCSYVPEEVLAALEGPSRILPIRLGGRGAQTTEDADIHMHKFLCSYSRSLIQLGMKGQYGFLDGVVVTSGCETMRRTHGLWKDVVGIPFVSLISVPHATKGENRVKWYREEIDHLESDVCEAYALRFSEESLRKTIKTYNEYRRLMHELYDLRKLDQPKVTGSEVFNIIQAGFSMPKNLFNEKLKEAIAELKARPVINNTGARIMLGGSDMGDPYLIDLIESLGATVVTDSLCAGRKYIDKMVDEGIDPMAAIMDRYFTHMPCPRMLEATAERLEFVKKMALEARVDGVIFQKLAFCDNYAGENLMHRKALEADGIPVMEMELEYIPADKGRFKTRIQAFLEKIGK from the coding sequence ATGGGAGAAAAATCAGGTGCCGGGAAGTTAAGTGCGCTCGAAGAGTTGACGACGCTTCCGCTTCGATCGGAGAACCCCTATATCCGCAACTGGAAGGATGCGGGGGGCAAGGTGTTCGGGTATACCTGCAGTTATGTGCCGGAAGAGGTTCTTGCGGCGTTGGAAGGCCCGTCCAGAATTCTGCCGATCCGGTTGGGGGGCCGGGGGGCTCAGACAACGGAGGATGCAGATATTCACATGCACAAATTCCTGTGCAGTTACAGCCGGTCTCTCATCCAACTGGGGATGAAAGGACAGTACGGGTTTTTGGACGGGGTGGTCGTCACGAGCGGTTGTGAGACGATGAGAAGAACGCACGGACTGTGGAAGGATGTCGTGGGAATTCCTTTTGTGTCTTTGATATCGGTGCCGCACGCCACCAAGGGAGAAAACCGGGTGAAGTGGTATCGAGAAGAGATTGACCACCTTGAGTCCGATGTCTGTGAGGCATATGCCCTTCGGTTTTCGGAGGAGTCTCTTCGCAAGACGATAAAGACCTACAATGAGTATAGACGGCTCATGCACGAGTTATACGATCTGCGCAAGCTGGATCAACCGAAGGTGACCGGTTCGGAAGTCTTCAACATCATTCAGGCGGGGTTTTCGATGCCCAAGAACCTATTCAATGAAAAGCTTAAAGAAGCCATCGCGGAGCTTAAAGCGCGGCCCGTCATCAATAACACCGGGGCGCGGATTATGCTCGGCGGTAGTGATATGGGGGACCCCTATCTTATCGACCTTATCGAGAGTCTCGGCGCTACAGTGGTAACCGACTCGCTTTGTGCGGGAAGAAAGTACATAGACAAGATGGTGGATGAGGGCATTGACCCGATGGCTGCCATTATGGACCGGTATTTCACTCACATGCCCTGCCCACGGATGCTTGAAGCAACGGCGGAGCGGCTCGAGTTCGTGAAGAAGATGGCGCTTGAAGCCAGAGTAGACGGTGTCATCTTTCAGAAACTGGCGTTTTGCGACAATTATGCGGGCGAGAATCTCATGCATCGAAAGGCGCTTGAGGCGGACGGCATTCCCGTCATGGAAATGGAATTGGAATATATTCCCGCGGACAAGGGCCGGTTTAAAACTCGAATTCAGGCCTTTCTGGAAAAGATCGGCAAATAA
- a CDS encoding acyl-CoA dehydrogenase, with amino-acid sequence MAQVIADRRDIDFVLHEQLEVENLSKHPLFADFDKETVDMIVSTARDLALRYIHPTLKIGDEIGCKYENNKVITPDEFKTAWQAMKEGDWFAIDRPREAGGQGMPCTVAAAARTYMIGANMGLMFPVHLIHGPGMLIELFGTEEQKALYLHNLYTGTWGCTMMLTEPDSGSDLSHLKTTATRNPDGTFNITGNKIFTSCGDQDLTENIIHLVLGRIKGAAPGAGGISLFLVPKFRINPDGSLGERNDVYCTGIENKMGHHSTPSCSMTLGGRGACIGTLLGPENTGLSSMFVMMNKFRHIVGIQGMSVASSAYLYALAHARNRIQGARLGDPEMTPIPIINHPDIRRMLMTMKMITEGTRSMLYYIANVEDKRDTAETPREREIYDNVLNFLIPVAKSYVTDRAVEICNLGMQIFGGYGYIKEYPTEQLVRDVKILTIYEGTNGVQSMDLMGRKLMIKGGRLFRDFLGEVRKSLESFKDVPDIRAFVQAMEAAVDKLEAVGEHLTRTVKGGDLENAYLYACPFMDVVGDIMVAWMLLWRAVVAKRKFATGEPIPDPDFYTGQIHTAETCMRTMLPVTSARMAVILDSCNAPMEITDEAFGGR; translated from the coding sequence ATGGCGCAGGTTATTGCCGATCGCAGGGATATTGATTTTGTGCTGCATGAGCAGCTTGAGGTGGAGAATTTGAGCAAGCATCCGCTGTTTGCGGATTTTGATAAAGAGACGGTGGACATGATCGTCTCAACGGCCAGAGATCTGGCCCTTCGGTATATTCATCCGACCCTTAAAATTGGAGACGAAATCGGGTGTAAGTATGAGAACAATAAGGTCATTACGCCGGATGAATTTAAAACCGCCTGGCAGGCGATGAAAGAAGGAGACTGGTTCGCCATCGACCGGCCGAGAGAAGCCGGCGGACAGGGAATGCCGTGCACGGTCGCTGCGGCGGCCAGAACCTATATGATCGGCGCCAACATGGGGTTGATGTTTCCCGTGCATCTGATTCACGGCCCCGGCATGCTGATCGAGCTGTTCGGTACCGAAGAACAAAAAGCCCTGTATCTTCATAACCTTTACACCGGCACATGGGGATGCACCATGATGTTGACGGAGCCGGATTCCGGTTCGGATTTGTCGCACCTCAAAACGACCGCGACCCGAAATCCGGACGGAACTTTCAACATCACCGGCAACAAAATTTTCACCAGTTGCGGAGACCAGGATCTGACGGAAAACATTATTCACCTGGTGTTGGGCAGAATTAAGGGCGCTGCGCCGGGTGCAGGCGGTATCTCGCTTTTTCTCGTGCCCAAATTTCGCATCAACCCGGACGGCAGTCTCGGAGAAAGAAATGATGTTTACTGCACTGGAATAGAAAACAAGATGGGCCATCACAGCACCCCCAGTTGCTCCATGACGCTCGGCGGCAGAGGCGCGTGCATCGGCACCTTGCTCGGGCCGGAAAACACCGGGTTGTCCAGCATGTTTGTCATGATGAATAAATTCAGGCATATCGTCGGTATTCAGGGGATGTCGGTGGCATCCTCGGCCTATCTTTACGCGCTGGCGCATGCAAGAAACCGAATTCAGGGCGCCCGGCTGGGGGACCCCGAAATGACGCCCATTCCCATTATCAATCATCCGGATATCCGGCGCATGCTGATGACCATGAAGATGATCACTGAGGGTACGCGCAGCATGCTGTACTATATCGCCAATGTTGAAGATAAAAGAGATACGGCGGAAACCCCCCGGGAAAGAGAGATCTATGACAATGTGCTCAATTTTCTCATTCCGGTCGCCAAAAGCTATGTGACGGACCGGGCGGTTGAAATCTGCAACCTCGGCATGCAGATTTTCGGCGGATACGGGTATATCAAGGAGTATCCGACGGAACAGCTCGTTCGGGATGTGAAGATTCTGACCATCTACGAAGGAACCAACGGGGTTCAGTCCATGGATCTGATGGGACGGAAGCTGATGATCAAGGGGGGGCGGCTTTTCAGAGATTTTCTCGGCGAGGTTCGAAAGAGCCTGGAATCGTTTAAGGATGTTCCGGATATTCGCGCATTTGTTCAAGCGATGGAAGCCGCGGTGGACAAACTCGAAGCGGTGGGAGAGCACTTGACCCGGACCGTCAAAGGGGGGGATCTTGAAAACGCCTATCTCTACGCCTGCCCGTTCATGGATGTGGTTGGAGATATCATGGTGGCATGGATGCTTCTCTGGCGGGCGGTGGTCGCCAAACGCAAGTTTGCCACGGGTGAGCCGATACCGGATCCTGATTTTTATACCGGACAGATTCACACAGCCGAAACATGCATGCGAACCATGCTGCCGGTCACGTCGGCCCGCATGGCGGTAATTTTAGATTCCTGTAACGCACCAATGGAGATTACGGACGAAGCTTTCGGCGGTAGATAG
- a CDS encoding 2-hydroxyacyl-CoA dehydratase family protein, with product MRELLALCGYEKKEIENQLPRIQKAFHKLNITDRDIAGAKQRLTEYFEVNLSGFRKLLGVYMRELINFMLAVEEKGKRVYNTLPSLSSALGSAAALADDGIYAGFPSILLLMVYHGLFEKMAPVWEAAEKTVLTPAGAHCGCNRCKAGGHLLNLIPVPDLQLSWGICCDEAAKVDEYLSEVYDVPIVTVNRIMDENADEQFLFPDRSVGYLAEELRKAMDRISEVIGKKVTEEMLWQCLLEGRKYMQTIERIMRLVVEADPVPVSITTMWYVFMMYLCGPSRENVARLQDAVDTILRETKERVERGEGYYEKGAPRVTMFFPSFVDPAIARFIKEVGLAMPIVELDWFPGGALMPDLGETLQPDPYHIIAKGMFSVPLIGSLKQRAAHFTAAIRNYHIDGVLGLFPYACRPIAGDALALKDAIRKEMDIPVIVLEGDVYDDRRYPVEVIRTRIESFAEMCKIYRMSREENAA from the coding sequence ATGAGAGAGCTTCTTGCCCTGTGCGGTTATGAAAAAAAAGAGATTGAAAACCAACTGCCCCGCATTCAAAAGGCATTCCATAAACTCAATATTACCGATCGTGATATTGCCGGCGCAAAGCAGCGCCTGACGGAATATTTTGAGGTGAATCTTTCGGGATTTCGAAAGCTGTTGGGCGTTTATATGCGAGAACTGATCAATTTCATGCTGGCGGTCGAGGAAAAGGGAAAGCGTGTTTACAATACCCTCCCGTCCCTTTCTTCAGCCCTCGGTTCGGCGGCTGCGTTGGCCGATGACGGCATCTATGCGGGTTTCCCAAGTATTCTGCTGTTGATGGTATACCACGGACTATTTGAAAAGATGGCCCCGGTATGGGAAGCGGCGGAAAAGACGGTTTTGACGCCTGCGGGGGCTCACTGCGGTTGCAATCGGTGCAAAGCTGGCGGGCATCTTCTTAATTTGATACCCGTACCCGATCTTCAACTGTCTTGGGGAATCTGCTGCGATGAAGCCGCAAAGGTGGATGAGTATTTAAGTGAGGTATATGATGTGCCCATCGTCACCGTCAACCGGATCATGGATGAAAACGCGGATGAGCAATTTCTGTTTCCGGACAGGTCGGTCGGGTATCTGGCCGAGGAATTGAGAAAGGCCATGGATCGCATTTCGGAGGTCATCGGAAAGAAGGTGACGGAAGAGATGCTTTGGCAATGTCTCCTCGAAGGCCGAAAATATATGCAGACAATCGAGCGGATTATGAGGCTTGTTGTCGAAGCCGATCCGGTGCCGGTCAGTATAACGACGATGTGGTATGTCTTCATGATGTATTTGTGCGGCCCGAGCAGGGAAAACGTGGCGCGGCTTCAGGACGCCGTGGATACCATCCTTCGGGAAACCAAAGAGCGGGTTGAGCGCGGAGAAGGGTATTATGAAAAAGGAGCCCCGCGCGTTACCATGTTTTTCCCCTCGTTTGTTGACCCCGCGATTGCCCGGTTTATTAAGGAGGTGGGGCTGGCCATGCCGATCGTCGAGCTGGATTGGTTTCCGGGCGGCGCGTTGATGCCGGATTTGGGAGAAACTTTACAACCGGATCCTTATCATATCATTGCAAAGGGAATGTTCAGCGTACCGCTCATCGGTTCTTTGAAACAGAGGGCGGCACACTTTACGGCGGCCATCCGGAATTACCATATCGATGGCGTGCTGGGACTGTTTCCATACGCTTGTCGCCCCATCGCAGGCGATGCGTTGGCGCTTAAGGACGCCATCCGGAAAGAGATGGATATCCCCGTGATCGTATTGGAAGGGGATGTATATGATGATCGGAGGTATCCGGTGGAAGTGATTCGAACACGCATCGAATCCTTTGCCGAGATGTGCAAAATCTATCGGATGAGCAGGGAAGAAAATGCGGCATGA